The Treponema medium genome has a window encoding:
- a CDS encoding DNA-directed RNA polymerase subunit alpha, with translation MARKNLLKGFKKPKGLEFAADVSNDSYGKFTASPFETGFGTTIGNCLRRVLLSSIQGYAISAVKITSYDADDVPHGISSEFEAIPNVTEDTMEVLNNLKQMRLRLPNEIEQDVFLFDFKGPCSVSAADFAKPGQLEILSDDLHIMELMDNAHVEIEVQVDFGRGYVPAETNEKYVEVVGTISLDTIFSPVRKVSYEIQPCRVGQRNDYDKLVLEIWTDGTIRPEDALAEAAKIAKEHFTVFVNFNENELISDDESDESDEMIKQLLDTPITELDLSVRASNCLKNANVSTIRDLTMMTEDEISKTRNVGKKSLQEIQEKLAERNLSLGMTDYSHLKNSIKLSRQKEETDEA, from the coding sequence ATGGCTCGTAAAAATCTTTTGAAAGGATTCAAAAAACCAAAAGGTCTGGAATTTGCAGCAGATGTCTCAAATGACAGCTATGGTAAGTTTACGGCGTCTCCCTTTGAAACAGGCTTCGGTACAACGATCGGCAATTGTTTGCGGCGTGTTTTGTTGTCTTCAATACAAGGGTATGCTATTTCCGCTGTAAAAATTACCTCTTACGATGCTGATGATGTTCCGCATGGTATCTCAAGCGAGTTTGAAGCAATTCCAAACGTAACCGAAGACACAATGGAAGTTTTGAATAACCTAAAACAAATGCGGCTGCGGCTCCCGAATGAGATTGAACAAGATGTCTTTTTGTTTGATTTTAAAGGCCCCTGTTCTGTTAGTGCGGCCGATTTTGCAAAACCCGGTCAGCTTGAAATTTTATCCGATGATCTCCATATTATGGAGCTGATGGATAATGCTCATGTTGAGATAGAGGTTCAGGTTGATTTCGGCCGCGGTTATGTACCGGCAGAAACGAACGAAAAATATGTCGAAGTTGTCGGGACGATCTCGTTGGATACCATCTTTAGCCCGGTTCGGAAAGTCAGTTATGAAATTCAACCGTGCAGAGTAGGGCAGCGTAACGATTACGACAAGCTTGTGCTTGAAATCTGGACGGATGGCACCATACGACCTGAGGATGCGTTAGCAGAAGCTGCGAAAATTGCGAAAGAACATTTTACCGTTTTTGTCAATTTTAACGAAAATGAATTGATCAGCGATGATGAATCCGATGAAAGCGATGAAATGATAAAGCAATTGCTTGACACACCGATCACCGAACTTGATCTTTCCGTGCGGGCTTCCAATTGTTTGAAAAACGCAAACGTTTCAACAATCCGCGATTTGACAATGATGACCGAGGATGAGATTTCGAAAACTCGAAATGTCGGAAAGAAGAGTTTGCAGGAAATACAAGAAAAGTTGGCGGAACGTAATTTGAGTTTGGGTATGACTGATTACAGTCATTTAAAAAATTCGATCAAGTTATCGAGACAAAAGGAAGAAACAGATGAAGCATAA
- the rpsK gene encoding 30S ribosomal protein S11, protein MATTAKKRKEKKSVYEGNVYIQATFNNTIITITDLKGNALSWASSGGLGFNGAKKSTPFAAQTVAETAVQRVQQYGLREVHVFVKGPGVGRESAIRTLGVMGLKVRSINDVTPIPHNGCRPRKTRRI, encoded by the coding sequence GTGGCTACAACTGCAAAAAAACGAAAAGAAAAGAAAAGCGTATATGAAGGAAATGTCTATATTCAGGCAACCTTTAATAATACCATTATTACCATAACCGATTTGAAAGGCAATGCGTTGTCTTGGGCGTCCTCCGGTGGATTAGGATTTAACGGTGCGAAAAAATCGACCCCCTTTGCTGCACAGACGGTCGCAGAAACGGCTGTACAGCGTGTTCAGCAGTATGGATTGCGAGAAGTTCACGTATTTGTGAAGGGACCCGGTGTCGGCCGCGAATCCGCAATCAGAACGCTTGGCGTTATGGGGTTAAAAGTTCGCTCTATTAATGACGTAACTCCTATTCCGCATAACGGTTGCCGTCCCCGCAAGACTCGCCGTATCTAA
- the rpsM gene encoding 30S ribosomal protein S13, which produces MARISGVDLPNKHVNIALTYIYGISHSSAKAICEKSKIDPMRMINDLNQDELAAIRAVIDQDYKVEGRLRTEVALNIKRLMDIGCYRGLRHRKGLPVRGQRTRTNSRTRKGKKKTVAGKKK; this is translated from the coding sequence ATGGCTCGTATTTCTGGGGTCGACCTCCCCAATAAACATGTTAATATCGCGTTGACGTATATCTATGGAATATCTCACTCATCTGCAAAAGCAATTTGCGAAAAATCAAAAATTGATCCGATGCGGATGATCAACGATTTAAATCAGGATGAACTTGCCGCTATCCGTGCCGTTATCGACCAAGATTACAAGGTTGAAGGTCGGCTTCGTACCGAGGTCGCTTTAAATATAAAGCGCTTGATGGATATCGGTTGCTATCGTGGTTTACGACATCGTAAGGGTTTGCCCGTCCGCGGACAACGCACAAGAACCAATTCCCGTACTCGCAAAGGTAAGAAGAAGACCGTTGCCGGTAAGAAGAAGTAA
- the rpmJ gene encoding 50S ribosomal protein L36 encodes MKVRTSVKPICDKCKVIKRNGIVRIICTNPKHKQRQG; translated from the coding sequence ATGAAAGTAAGAACCAGCGTAAAGCCTATTTGCGATAAATGTAAGGTTATTAAACGCAATGGAATTGTGCGGATTATCTGCACTAATCCCAAACACAAGCAGCGCCAAGGCTAA